One window of Amyelois transitella isolate CPQ chromosome 7, ilAmyTran1.1, whole genome shotgun sequence genomic DNA carries:
- the LOC106143527 gene encoding uncharacterized protein LOC106143527: MTMDIQNNYQSYKEASPDSKDSNLSVESARTTHVAKTDMQSTVVSQGKTSKRSFDVAFLMMPDEKVRQKPPERQLRVSKQLFNSEEWEQPVKRTPDIYKHNEYSNDNTMDSKDQDDDSIRVNNNISPSFGSDINIDVGTDEYPNKTMYCSDSENSDRSRSRPNSNESAARQPKFLPEYKNKIFDDPMLISMQTRARYESRFSDKLPEMSPKSAFTKVSNFSVRSPNPSVSPDNLLYQNSVSPPLSAASPPSTSFNKTSGFNNLLTPAHLLSGNNFFKTQNVPSSSPNYPESATMQQRSSSFNKNMDYTEKQGDQKSAHMTPNKLNFLPFRPEIPYLQAGASYPFGVQNFQQPNADFMKFPVPPREPVNPLIANPAAAILSTLLPPTLAAFSLPAQNVCAKCSISFRMTSDLVYHMRTHHKSESQADPHKRKREEKLKCPVCNESFRERHHLTRHMTAHQDKEGDMDDVPSAQSFSKKTKQYYPNGSLVHK, translated from the coding sequence ATGACAATGGACATTCAAAACAACTATCAAAGTTACAAAGAAGCGTCGCCAGACTCTAAGGACAGTAACTTAAGTGTTGAAAGTGCAAGAACTACACACGTCGCAAAGACCGATATGCAATCAACTGTTGTGAGCCAAGGTAAAACTTCGAAGAGATCTTTTGACGTCGCTTTTCTGATGATGCCGGATGAAAAGGTCCGCCAGAAACCACCTGAAAGACAGCTGAGAGTATCAAAGCAATTATTTAATAGTGAAGAATGGGAGCAACCAGTAAAAAGAACTCCtgatatttacaaacataacGAATATTCTAACGATAACACGATGGATTCCAAAGATCAAGATGATGACAGCATTCGAGTGAACAATAACATATCTCCAAGTTTTGGCTCAGACATAAATATAGATGTCGGAACGGATGAGTACCCAAATAAAACTATGTATTGCAGTGATTCGGAAAACTCGGACCGATCTAGAAGTCGTCCTAATTCCAACGAAAGTGCGGCTAGACAGCCGAAGTTTTTGCCTGAATataagaacaaaatatttgacGACCCAATGTTAATTAGCATGCAGACAAGAGCAAGGTATGAAAGTCGGTTTTCTGATAAGTTACCTGAAATGTCTCCTAAAAGTGCTTTTACTAAAGTTTCTAACTTTAGTGTCAGATCGCCAAATCCTTCAGTTAGTCCTGACAACCTTTTATATCAGAATTCTGTCAGCCCACCATTGTCAGCCGCCAGTCCACCATCCACATCTTTCAACAAAACTTCGGGCTTCAACAATTTACTCACACCAGCACATTTACTGAGCggaaacaattttttcaaaacccaGAATGTACCGTCGTCGTCTCCGAATTATCCTGAATCCGCAACAATGCAGCAACGTTCCTCttcatttaacaaaaatatggaTTACACAGAAAAGCAAGGAGATCAAAAATCAGCTCACATGACCCCAAATAAACTGAACTTTCTTCCATTCAGACCTGAGATTCCATATCTTCAAGCAGGCGCTTCTTATCCGTTTGGCGTTCAAAACTTTCAGCAGCCCAATGCAGATTTTATGAAGTTTCCAGTTCCGCCAAGAGAACCTGTTAATCCACTGATAGCTAATCCGGCTGCGGCTATATTAAGTACACTTTTGCCACCAACATTGGCAGCATTTTCATTGCCCGCACAAAATGTCTGTGCGAAGTGCAGTATAAGTTTCCGAATGACATCCGATTTGGTTTACCACATGCGTACACATCACAAGAGTGAATCACAGGCTGATCCACATAAGAGGAAAAGAGAGGAAAAACTAAAGTGTCCTGTTTGTAATGAAAGTTTTAGAGAAAGGCACCATCTAACCAGACACATGACAGCTCATCAAGACAAAGAGGGGGATATGGACGATGTACCCTCTGCACAAAGTTTTAGCAAGAAGACCAAACAATATTATCCTAATGGCTCCCTCGTCCACAAATGA